The following are from one region of the Rhodopirellula sp. P2 genome:
- a CDS encoding pyridoxine 5'-phosphate synthase encodes MPHFIDLGVNVDHVATLRQARRGHEPDPIIAAALAEQGGADGITFHLREDRRHISDRDVELFVKTVQVRTNFELACAPDVLAICCRVQPDWALLVPESREEVTTEGGLDVAGDTGRIADAIQTLKDAGIATSLFLDPEPNQIEAAAKLKVDAVELHTGPYALAKGAAVEHELRRLAETGKMIRDAGMRLHAGHGLNYVNVRPVAAIEGMAELNIGHSIVSRSVMVGMREAVAEMRRLLDSVTLAAR; translated from the coding sequence ATGCCGCACTTCATTGATCTAGGCGTCAACGTCGATCATGTCGCCACGCTTCGTCAAGCTCGCCGAGGCCACGAACCGGATCCTATCATCGCAGCGGCCTTGGCCGAGCAGGGCGGCGCCGACGGAATCACGTTTCACCTGCGAGAAGACCGGCGTCACATTTCCGATCGGGATGTCGAGCTGTTTGTGAAAACGGTTCAAGTCCGAACGAACTTTGAGCTGGCGTGTGCCCCGGATGTCTTGGCGATTTGTTGTCGCGTGCAACCCGATTGGGCACTGTTGGTCCCCGAGAGTCGCGAAGAGGTGACAACCGAAGGTGGCTTGGATGTCGCCGGTGACACCGGACGAATCGCGGATGCCATTCAAACGCTGAAGGATGCCGGCATCGCAACGAGCCTGTTCCTGGACCCGGAACCCAATCAAATCGAAGCGGCTGCGAAGCTGAAAGTGGACGCGGTTGAATTGCACACCGGGCCCTATGCCTTGGCCAAGGGAGCGGCGGTCGAGCACGAGCTGAGACGTTTGGCCGAGACCGGCAAAATGATTCGTGATGCGGGCATGCGTTTGCACGCTGGTCACGGTTTGAACTATGTCAACGTCCGCCCGGTCGCCGCGATCGAAGGCATGGCGGAACTGAACATCGGGCACAGCATTGTCAGTCGTTCGGTGATGGTCGGGATGCGAGAAGCGGTCGCCGAAATGCGTCGCTTGCTGGATAGCGTGACGCTTGCGGCTCGGTGA
- the eboE gene encoding metabolite traffic protein EboE — MTSSPNGFPDVTAVIEKSNAGQVADGADGASRAPDSNSPIRWTVGYCTNIHAGADVAGVTSNLESISAEVRRRILDSQYSDESGSPKVQTGKNFATIVSTAPPLGIGLWLSSEATTDLRRNGLEPLTAAMKKARLLAYTFNGFPHDNFHQDVVKHAVYSPTWWEDARIGYTRDLAKILAEILPADTNLGTISTLPIGWPQNTDEEGNRVEVTDDQLHHAGTNLRRMAEDLRRLEDRTGKRIVLAIEPEPGCILDTAAKVIEWFEKQLPDATHRRYIGVCHDVCHSAVMGESQHDVLAAYAKAGIVVGKVQVSSAIVVDWSQIADTDREATLTQLRSFAEDRYLHQTGRVTASGKFVLEEDLPAVLAEMDANPSRYAGDKRWMIHFHVPIFAEQFGHLGTTRGDVLSTLNSLVELTDPSKRRQPLQFTGHLEVETYAWSVLPESAGRSDLAGDIASELIWLHDVLSNC, encoded by the coding sequence GCCCATTCGCTGGACGGTGGGGTACTGCACCAACATTCATGCGGGCGCGGATGTCGCCGGGGTGACGAGCAACTTGGAATCCATCTCGGCGGAAGTCCGCCGGCGGATCCTTGATTCCCAGTATTCGGATGAGAGCGGTTCGCCCAAGGTTCAAACGGGCAAGAATTTCGCGACCATCGTCAGCACCGCGCCGCCGCTGGGCATTGGATTGTGGTTGTCATCGGAAGCCACCACCGATCTGCGACGCAACGGGTTGGAACCGCTGACCGCAGCGATGAAGAAAGCTCGCTTGCTGGCCTACACCTTCAACGGATTTCCACACGACAACTTCCATCAAGACGTCGTCAAGCACGCGGTGTATTCGCCGACTTGGTGGGAAGACGCTCGGATCGGCTACACCCGAGACCTGGCGAAAATTTTGGCCGAAATTTTGCCCGCGGACACCAACCTGGGCACGATCAGCACACTGCCGATCGGTTGGCCGCAAAACACCGACGAAGAGGGCAATCGGGTCGAGGTCACCGATGACCAACTGCATCATGCGGGAACCAACCTGCGGCGGATGGCGGAAGATCTGCGACGTTTGGAAGACCGGACGGGCAAACGAATTGTGTTGGCGATCGAGCCGGAGCCTGGTTGCATCTTGGACACCGCCGCGAAAGTGATTGAGTGGTTCGAAAAGCAATTGCCTGATGCGACACACCGACGGTACATCGGCGTTTGCCATGATGTTTGTCATTCCGCTGTGATGGGTGAGTCTCAACACGATGTCTTGGCCGCCTATGCCAAAGCTGGGATTGTGGTCGGCAAGGTTCAGGTCAGCAGCGCCATCGTGGTCGACTGGAGTCAGATCGCGGACACCGATCGCGAGGCCACCCTGACTCAGTTGCGATCGTTTGCCGAAGATCGCTACCTGCACCAAACCGGTCGTGTCACGGCGTCCGGAAAGTTCGTGTTGGAAGAGGATTTGCCAGCCGTGTTGGCAGAGATGGATGCCAATCCCAGTCGCTACGCCGGCGACAAGCGATGGATGATCCATTTCCATGTGCCCATTTTTGCGGAGCAGTTTGGGCATCTCGGGACAACTCGCGGCGATGTGCTGAGCACGCTGAACAGCCTCGTCGAGTTGACGGACCCCTCCAAACGCCGGCAACCACTTCAGTTCACGGGGCACCTGGAAGTCGAAACCTACGCTTGGTCGGTGTTGCCCGAGTCGGCAGGCCGAAGTGATTTGGCCGGCGACATCGCCTCCGAACTCATTTGGTTGCACGATGTCTTGTCGAACTGTTGA
- a CDS encoding extracellular solute-binding protein, which translates to MSLKTVCVPVASFSVVQLAFVAASALLCSGCVSRSESDVVVYSALDEEFASPILAAFERSTDNEIGVVGKFDIESTKTVGLANQLIAEADAPRCDLFWNNEIMHTVRLQKLGILEPHDWQVPSTWPQDMIASDGTWCGFAARARVLLVNTEMLPDAGERPNRVNELADPKWAENCAMARPLFGTTATHFAVLREIMGPEATLELLQRIHDNAVVLSGNKQVAQAVSSGKVAWGLTDTDDAIIEKDLGYPVEIIYPDQQPDQPGTLRIPNTLAILRGAPHPIAAGKLADFLMTPEIEDRLAMGRSSQLPISKESNFPPAVLPAEPVRWMRVDFEAAAEDWDDWAKTLADLFAN; encoded by the coding sequence GTGTCATTGAAAACTGTCTGCGTCCCCGTCGCTTCGTTTTCCGTTGTGCAACTCGCTTTTGTCGCCGCATCCGCGTTGCTTTGTTCCGGTTGTGTGTCTCGTAGCGAATCCGACGTGGTCGTGTATTCGGCACTCGACGAGGAATTTGCGTCGCCGATTTTGGCGGCATTTGAACGATCGACGGACAACGAGATCGGTGTGGTTGGCAAGTTCGACATTGAATCCACCAAAACCGTCGGGCTGGCCAACCAATTGATTGCAGAGGCGGATGCCCCCCGTTGTGATTTGTTTTGGAACAACGAGATCATGCACACGGTCCGACTGCAGAAGCTCGGCATCCTGGAGCCGCATGATTGGCAAGTCCCGTCGACTTGGCCGCAGGACATGATCGCCAGCGATGGGACTTGGTGTGGGTTCGCAGCACGGGCTCGCGTGTTGTTGGTCAACACGGAAATGCTTCCAGACGCCGGTGAGCGTCCGAATCGTGTGAACGAACTGGCGGATCCCAAGTGGGCGGAGAACTGTGCGATGGCTCGGCCTTTGTTTGGGACCACCGCCACGCACTTTGCCGTGCTGAGAGAGATCATGGGACCGGAAGCGACGTTGGAATTGCTGCAACGAATTCATGACAATGCGGTCGTGTTGTCAGGCAACAAACAGGTGGCACAGGCCGTTTCGTCCGGCAAAGTGGCGTGGGGGCTGACCGACACCGATGACGCGATCATTGAAAAGGACTTGGGATACCCCGTCGAAATCATTTACCCGGACCAGCAACCGGACCAGCCAGGAACACTTCGGATTCCAAACACGCTGGCGATCCTTCGGGGGGCCCCTCATCCGATCGCGGCCGGCAAGCTCGCTGATTTCTTGATGACTCCCGAGATCGAAGACCGTTTGGCGATGGGACGCAGCAGCCAATTGCCAATCAGCAAAGAGTCCAACTTTCCGCCCGCTGTCTTGCCAGCGGAACCGGTGCGATGGATGCGGGTGGATTTTGAAGCCGCCGCTGAAGACTGGGACGACTGGGCCAAGACGTTGGCGGATCTGTTTGCAAACTGA